GGTCAGCGAGGCGACGACCACGGTCAGGGCGAGCAGCACCATGTGGATGGCGCTCAGGCCCAGGACCAGCGGCCCGGTGAGCCACACGGAGGCCAGGGCGACCGCGGGAATGGTCAGGCCGATGCTCGCCATCGCCGAGCCGAGGGCGAGGTTCATGCTGGTCTGCACCCGGTCGCGGCGCGCGGAACGCACCGCGGCGATGGTCTCGGGGAGCAGCACCAGCAGGGCGATGATGACGCCGACCACGGCGTGGTGGAGCCCGGCGGCCTCCACTCCGTCCTCGATGGTCGGCGACACCCCCTTCGCCAGTCCGACGACGCCGATCAGCGCCAGGGCCAGCATCACCAGGCTGGTCAGGGCGGTACGGGCGGACGGTGCGTGGGCGTGCTCCTCGACCGTGATCACTTCGCCGTGCCGGGTGATCGGCAGGAAGTAGTCGCGGTGCCGCACGGTCAGGGTGGCGATGAACAGGCCGTAGAGGATGAGCGAGGAGAGCGCCGCGAAGGTGAGCTGCACGGTGGAGAACTCCGGGCCGGGCGCGCTGGTGGTGAACGTGGGCAGCACCAGACTGAGGGTGGCCAGGGTCGCCACCGTCGCGAGGGCGGCACCGGTGCCCTCGGCGTTGAACTGGGCGATGCCGTGCCGGAGGGAGCCGACCAGGAGGCTGAGGCCCACCACGCCGTTGCAGGTGATCATCACGGCGGCGAAGACCGTGTCCCTGGCCAGGGTGGCGCTCTTGTCGCCGCCGTCCACCATCAGCGTCACGATGAGCGCGACCTCGATGACCGTCACCGCGACGGCGAGGACCAGGGAGCCGAAGGGTTCGCCGACCCGATGGGCCACGACCTCCGCGTGGTGCACGGCGGCCAGGACGGCCATCGCGAGGACGACCGTCATCAGCGCGACCAGGGCTCCGGGCAGATCGCGTCCCCAGGTGAGGATCAGCAGCACCACCGCGGCCAACGGACTGATGGCCGTCCACTGTGTGATGAGGTCCCTGGGCCGCGTGATCATGCGGCGATCGTCGCAGAGGGCGACGAGCCCCGCATTCTCTGTCACACGGACCGGCGAACGGGAAGCGGCGGGCGGCTCTTCGCCGCCCGCTGCTCCCGGTGGGGGTCGCCCACGACCGGCCTACGACCGACTGGGGATCGGACCGTTTCCGGTCAGGCTTCGACGCTGTCCTTCTCGGCGTCGTCGCTCCCGGCCGCCGCTTCCGCCTGGGCCTGCTTCTTGGACGCCCGCAGGCTGGTGATCGTGGTGATGATCAGGACGGAGCAGATCACGCCGAGCGAGACCGGAATGCTGATCTCGGGAACGTGCACCCCGGACTCGTGCAGCGCGTGCAACACCAGCTTGACGCCGATGAAGCCCAGGATGACCGACAGGCCGTACGAGAGGTGGACCAGCTTCCTCAGCAGACCACCGATGAGGAAGTACAGCTGGCGCAGGCCCATCAGGGCGAACGCGTTGGCCGTGAACACGATGTACGGATCCTGGGTCAGACCGAAGATCGCCGGGATGGAGTCGAGCGCGAAGAGCACGTCGGTGGTGCCGATCGCGAGCATCACGACCAGCATCGGGGTCATGATCCGCTTGCCGTTCTCCTCGATCCACAGCTTGGTGCCGTGGTATCGGTCGGCGACACCGAAGCGGCGCTCGGCGGCCTTGAGGAGCTTGTTCTCCTCGAACTCCTCGTCCTCCTCATCGGCCCGGGCCTCCTGGATGAGCTTCCAGGCGGTCCA
The Streptomyces sp. NBC_01723 genome window above contains:
- a CDS encoding calcium:proton antiporter, producing the protein MITRPRDLITQWTAISPLAAVVLLILTWGRDLPGALVALMTVVLAMAVLAAVHHAEVVAHRVGEPFGSLVLAVAVTVIEVALIVTLMVDGGDKSATLARDTVFAAVMITCNGVVGLSLLVGSLRHGIAQFNAEGTGAALATVATLATLSLVLPTFTTSAPGPEFSTVQLTFAALSSLILYGLFIATLTVRHRDYFLPITRHGEVITVEEHAHAPSARTALTSLVMLALALIGVVGLAKGVSPTIEDGVEAAGLHHAVVGVIIALLVLLPETIAAVRSARRDRVQTSMNLALGSAMASIGLTIPAVALASVWLTGPLVLGLSAIHMVLLALTVVVASLTVVPGRATPLQGGVHLVLFAAYLELAINP
- a CDS encoding TerC family protein codes for the protein MEVSVTLWVLTIVGLAALIAVDFFIGRKPHDVSIKEAGIWTIVWIVLAGLFGVGLLIFGGGQPAGEFFAGFITEKSLSVDNLFVFVLIMAKFAVPSQYQQRVLLIGVLIALVLRAIFIAAGAAILASFAWVFYIFGAFLIWTAWKLIQEARADEEDEEFEENKLLKAAERRFGVADRYHGTKLWIEENGKRIMTPMLVVMLAIGTTDVLFALDSIPAIFGLTQDPYIVFTANAFALMGLRQLYFLIGGLLRKLVHLSYGLSVILGFIGVKLVLHALHESGVHVPEISIPVSLGVICSVLIITTITSLRASKKQAQAEAAAGSDDAEKDSVEA